A stretch of DNA from Methanogenium sp. S4BF:
CACTACAAGGGCCAGTGCAATGACAATAATCCCTGCGATGATGTTCTTTTTCCGGAGGGAAAAGAAGAGCGGCGCAAGGCAGATGGAGAGGCCGATGAGGTGCAGAATGCCGAAAAGGATGTAGCCCCCGCCAATCACATACCAGGTGACAATGGTGATACCGCATCCGAGGGCGAGAATGAACAGCCCCCTTATGAGGTACTTGCGTACAAGGGCTGTACCGGTTATCCCTTTCTGTATGGCGCGCTCCCTGCTGATGTGCAGGGACAGCCCGACCAGAAACACAAAGGTGCAGGCGCAGGTGAGAGCAAATGCCTTCCAGAAGCCACTGGTAACAGCAATGTCTGTTGCACCGAAATACACCAGATCATAGAGCAGATGGTAGGTGACCATCATAATGATGGCAATCCCGCGGGCGGTATCAATCTCCCAGTACCTCGCCACTGGTCTGATCTGTGTATTGCTCCCCTGCTCCATTCGTCTTCATTATTAATAGGGGGTCCAATACGCATTAGTGTGATGACTCAGGGCGATGAGCATATTATTGAGGCGGCAGGGCGTGCACGGGTTGTTGTCAGGGATGGACGGGTGGTATCGGTCGGGCCCGCCCGTATTCAGTCCTGCCCGCTTGCGGCACGGTTCACCGAGCCGGTCCGAACGTTTAGCGAAGATGAAATACGGCGCAATATTGAGGCACGCATCGCTGCATTCGGCATGTGCACTCCTGACCGCGAGGTGGTGTCGGATGATGACTATGTGCTTTTTGGTGCATCAGAACTTCTCTCATCTGCTCTTCGCTGCGGCATCATCGATGCGGCGGTGATTGCCTGCGACGGGGCGGGGACGGTCATTGCCACCACGCCCCGTCTTATTCAGGGCATCGGGGGAAAGATGTCGGGGCTGGTCTCAACCACGCCGATTCCTGCGGTTATTGAGCGTATTCGTGAACACGGGGGCATCGTGGTGTCTCCTCATGATGCCGCGCTCAGTGCGGAAAACGGGGTCAGTACAGCGTTGGAGAACGGGTTCCATGCACCTGCTGTGACAACCGCCTCTGCAGATGAGGCGGTCTCGATCCGCAGGGCATATCCTTTTGCCTTCATCGTGGCGGTGCATACCACCGGCACAAACAAGGAGGACGCAGAGAAATTTGCCGCATCATGTGACCTGATATTCCCGTGTGCGTCCCGTGCGATGTATGAGATTGCCGGAAAACAGGCCCTTTTGCAGGGAGGGAAGGCAGTCCCGATATTTGCCATGACAGCGGCGGGAAAAAATGTGGTGCTTGCAAAGATAGCAAATTCCGATACGCCGGTGGTGATTGCCGGGCATGCCCTCCCCTATTCTGAAGGAAAGGAACCCTCTCCCCTTCAATAATTATTTTTTCAGGTGCATTATGTCCTGCAGGTCACTGAATGACTGCAGGGTATAGTGCGGCCGTATCCGGGGATAGGGAATGCCAATCCAGTCGCCGTATTTCGCATAGACTGTTGTCATGCCCAAGAGATTCCCCGGCTCAATCTCGCGCTTCGGGCTGTCGCCGACGAGCCATGCCTCATGGACACTGCACTTCAGAATGGCTGCCGCCGCATGAAACATCTCAGGCTTTGGTTTTCTGACTCCTGACTGATCCGGCGTCATGACGCCTGCAAAGTAATCCCTTACCCTGGTTGCAGCGAGCCGTTTTTCGGCCTGTGGACTCTCTGCATCCGTGACAATCGCCATGGAAACCCCGGCATCCGCAAGAAGCCGGAGTGTTTCCTCCACTCCCGGATAAAGGGCCAGCGATGCCAGTTTCACCTCTTCATATACTGCGCATGCCTCTTCATAGAGGTGGGGCTCAAATATCCCGCGGTCGCCCATGAAATCACGAATATTGTTGTGGTGCTCAAACCCGTGGGTCCCACTCATAAAATAGCGGAAGAGCTCCATTCCCTCTCCGCAGCCCACGAGATCTGCGACCGCCTCACACGACCGTGTTTTGGCAAAATAAAAATCATAGAGCGTGTTATCCATATCAAAGAGGACGTATTCCGGTATTGTTCCCGTCACTGTATCTGCCATAATTACAATACACCCTTGTCTGTGTTTATTCATTTGCTGAGTGCAGATAACAGGTTTGGTATTGCGGTAAACCGGAAAAAGTATATCTGCTATTTCCTCCTTTCCGTAAACTATGACGCAGGAGAAATTTCAGATTAGAAATCCGCTGCTCCTCATTGGGTGTGTGATTCTAACCAATCTCGCAGGATTCGTCGGTTCGTTTTTTACGGCCACGGGAGCGGGGTCATGGTATGCGGACGTGCTGGTAAAACCATGGTTCGTCCCGCCGAATGCGGTTTTTCCCATCGCATGGACGACCATTTTTATTCTGATGGGTATTTCCCTGTATCTCATACTCATGGAGGGGACCGGCCGTGCCGAAGTCCGTGTTGCTCTGGGTCTCTTCTGCTGTCAGCTCGGTCTTAATATTCTCTGGTCATATCTGTTTTTCACGCTGCAGAGTCCATTTTTAGGGTTCATTGAAATAATCATACTCTGGCTTTTCATCCTTGCAGTGACGGTCAGCTTCTACCGCATCAATAAAACAGCAGGATATCTCTTCATCCCATATCTCGCCTGGGTATCGTTTGCCACGATATTGACGGGCACGATATATCTGCTGAATTAGGTTCAGGGATGGATATATAAATCCATACTTTCAATTGCTCTGACAGGTACAATTTACCTGTTACACTGTACCCGGGTGCTGCCATCCATGCCGAATTATTCAGCAGAGAATGAGGTCCCCCCATCATTCCAGTCGGAACATACTGATATGGGTATTCATGATTACTACGAGTATGTCCGCCATTCTGAAATTCCGGTTCTTTTTTTTGGGGAAACAGGGAATGTCATCTTTGCGAACACGGCTTTTCACCGCATCTACCAGTACCCCGATGATTTTTTTTCGCAATCTCCTGATATCCGTAAAATAATCTGTCCCTGTGACCTGCAGGGAGATGATTCTGGTGCAGCAGGAGGGGCTTGCGATGTATTCCGGCCCGGAACATTCATTCGTGCTTCTGTGACTGACTCTGTGGGGGCTGATCTCCCGTCTCTGGTCTCTGTAGCAGATATTCCGGGTTCTTCCT
This window harbors:
- a CDS encoding heparan-alpha-glucosaminide N-acetyltransferase, whose product is MARYWEIDTARGIAIIMMVTYHLLYDLVYFGATDIAVTSGFWKAFALTCACTFVFLVGLSLHISRERAIQKGITGTALVRKYLIRGLFILALGCGITIVTWYVIGGGYILFGILHLIGLSICLAPLFFSLRKKNIIAGIIVIALALVVTGTEGPLWLAWLGIHPMNFYSIDYEPLIPWFGLVLLGLGTGAYLYPGGRPVRQLSQPCPSITGLLAAAGRHSLLIYIIHQPVLILLMLVTGVIPPATFGIF
- a CDS encoding methanogenesis marker 8 protein, yielding MTQGDEHIIEAAGRARVVVRDGRVVSVGPARIQSCPLAARFTEPVRTFSEDEIRRNIEARIAAFGMCTPDREVVSDDDYVLFGASELLSSALRCGIIDAAVIACDGAGTVIATTPRLIQGIGGKMSGLVSTTPIPAVIERIREHGGIVVSPHDAALSAENGVSTALENGFHAPAVTTASADEAVSIRRAYPFAFIVAVHTTGTNKEDAEKFAASCDLIFPCASRAMYEIAGKQALLQGGKAVPIFAMTAAGKNVVLAKIANSDTPVVIAGHALPYSEGKEPSPLQ
- a CDS encoding HAD family hydrolase, coding for MADTVTGTIPEYVLFDMDNTLYDFYFAKTRSCEAVADLVGCGEGMELFRYFMSGTHGFEHHNNIRDFMGDRGIFEPHLYEEACAVYEEVKLASLALYPGVEETLRLLADAGVSMAIVTDAESPQAEKRLAATRVRDYFAGVMTPDQSGVRKPKPEMFHAAAAILKCSVHEAWLVGDSPKREIEPGNLLGMTTVYAKYGDWIGIPYPRIRPHYTLQSFSDLQDIMHLKK
- a CDS encoding TspO/MBR family protein, producing the protein MTQEKFQIRNPLLLIGCVILTNLAGFVGSFFTATGAGSWYADVLVKPWFVPPNAVFPIAWTTIFILMGISLYLILMEGTGRAEVRVALGLFCCQLGLNILWSYLFFTLQSPFLGFIEIIILWLFILAVTVSFYRINKTAGYLFIPYLAWVSFATILTGTIYLLN